Proteins encoded within one genomic window of Sphingomonas sp. NBWT7:
- a CDS encoding homocysteine S-methyltransferase family protein, translated as MAVRETFHAEAAKRILITDGAFGTEIQNWKLSEADYAGTLGLGHDQKGNNDILALTAPHVPEAIHRAYFAAGADIAETNTFSANRISQADYGAEHLVCAINVESAKLARRIADEFEAKDGRPRFVAGAVGPTNKTLSLSPDVNDPGYREIDFDQLKDVYREQIDALVEGGADFILIETVFDTLNAKAGVMAAIEAGDALGRDLPIMLSMTLTDLSGRNLSGHTVEAFWHAIRHARPLTIGLNCSFGAEQLRPHVKTLSEICDALIMVYPNAGLPNELGAYDEAPATTAGLVHEWAAAGQVNVLGGCCGSTPAHIAAIAQAVADVPPRRLPTPPVRTRLAGLEPFSMAAA; from the coding sequence ATGGCTGTGCGCGAGACGTTCCACGCCGAGGCGGCGAAGCGTATCCTGATCACCGACGGCGCGTTTGGCACCGAGATCCAGAACTGGAAGCTGTCGGAGGCGGACTATGCCGGGACGCTCGGGCTTGGCCATGACCAGAAGGGCAACAACGACATTTTGGCGCTGACCGCGCCGCACGTGCCCGAGGCGATCCACCGCGCGTATTTCGCGGCGGGCGCCGATATCGCCGAGACCAACACCTTCTCCGCCAACCGCATCAGCCAGGCCGATTACGGCGCCGAGCATCTGGTGTGCGCGATCAACGTCGAGAGCGCGAAGCTGGCGCGGCGCATCGCCGACGAGTTCGAGGCCAAGGACGGACGGCCGCGCTTCGTTGCTGGAGCGGTGGGGCCGACCAACAAAACGCTGTCGCTGTCCCCCGACGTCAACGATCCGGGCTATCGCGAGATCGATTTCGACCAGCTGAAGGACGTGTACCGCGAGCAGATTGATGCGCTGGTCGAGGGCGGCGCGGATTTCATCCTAATCGAAACGGTGTTCGACACGCTCAACGCCAAGGCGGGCGTAATGGCGGCGATCGAGGCGGGCGATGCGCTGGGGCGCGACCTGCCGATCATGCTATCGATGACGCTGACTGACCTGTCGGGGCGCAACCTCTCCGGGCATACGGTGGAGGCGTTCTGGCACGCGATCCGCCATGCCCGTCCGCTGACGATCGGGCTCAACTGCTCGTTCGGGGCGGAGCAGCTGCGGCCGCACGTCAAGACGCTGAGCGAGATCTGCGACGCGCTGATCATGGTCTATCCCAATGCCGGGCTGCCCAACGAACTGGGCGCGTACGACGAGGCGCCCGCGACGACCGCGGGGCTGGTACACGAATGGGCCGCGGCGGGGCAGGTCAACGTGCTGGGCGGGTGCTGCGGATCGACCCCGGCGCATATCGCCGCGATCGCCCAGGCGGTGGCGGACGTCCCGCCGCGGCGGCTGCCGACGCCGCCGGTGCGTACGCGGCTCGCCGGGCTCGAACCGTTCTCGATGGCGGCGGCCTGA
- the metF gene encoding methylenetetrahydrofolate reductase [NAD(P)H], with amino-acid sequence MTLSINQLEEARRALDAPLYADVAGDIEVSFEFFPPKSEKMEATLWDSIATLAPLGPRFVSVTYGAGGSTRERTHATVARIARETDIPAAAHLTCVEATRAEIDAVANEYWAAGVRHIVALRGDPPRAGERYAAHPGGYENAAALVEGLRRLHPFEISVACYPESHPDSGDPAADLDNLKRKMDAGATRAISQFFFSPDTFFRYRDAVAAAGIDAEIVPGIMPVTNFAAVTRMSKMCGTDVPAWMERLFAGLDDLPEARQLVAATLTAELCRKLYAGGVKQFHFYTLNRAELSFAICHLLGVRARPAARAEAA; translated from the coding sequence ATGACGCTATCGATCAATCAGCTCGAGGAGGCGCGCCGCGCGCTCGACGCGCCGCTCTACGCCGACGTGGCGGGCGACATCGAGGTGAGCTTCGAATTCTTCCCGCCCAAGAGCGAGAAGATGGAAGCGACGCTGTGGGACTCGATCGCGACGCTGGCGCCGTTGGGGCCACGTTTCGTCTCGGTGACCTATGGCGCGGGCGGATCGACGCGCGAGCGGACGCACGCGACGGTGGCGCGGATCGCACGCGAGACCGATATTCCGGCGGCGGCGCACCTCACTTGCGTCGAGGCGACACGGGCGGAGATCGACGCGGTCGCGAACGAATATTGGGCGGCCGGCGTGCGGCATATCGTGGCGCTGCGCGGCGATCCGCCGCGCGCCGGCGAGCGCTACGCTGCGCATCCCGGCGGATACGAGAATGCCGCTGCGCTGGTCGAGGGACTGCGCCGGCTGCACCCGTTCGAGATCTCGGTCGCCTGCTATCCCGAGAGCCATCCCGATTCGGGCGACCCGGCGGCGGACCTCGACAATCTGAAGCGCAAGATGGATGCGGGCGCGACGCGCGCGATTAGCCAGTTCTTCTTCTCGCCCGACACCTTCTTCCGCTATCGCGACGCCGTCGCGGCGGCGGGGATCGACGCCGAGATCGTGCCGGGGATCATGCCGGTGACGAACTTCGCGGCGGTGACGCGCATGTCCAAGATGTGCGGCACCGATGTGCCGGCGTGGATGGAGCGGCTGTTCGCGGGGCTCGACGATCTGCCCGAGGCGCGGCAGCTGGTGGCGGCGACGCTGACCGCCGAGCTGTGCCGCAAGCTCTATGCCGGCGGGGTGAAGCAGTTCCACTTCTACACGCTCAACCGCGCCGAGCTGAGCTTCGCGATCTGCCATCTGCTGGGCGTGCGGGCGCGGCCCGCCGCGCGGGCGGAGGCGGCGTGA
- a CDS encoding metalloregulator ArsR/SmtB family transcription factor, with protein MTNALETFRALADSSRLRILQLLRTMELSVGELALVLGQSQPRVSRHVKILCDAGLAERRKEGSWVFVALGAARLVAPVLAAIDAWDEDAGEGATDAARLAAVRADRAASALQWFEANAGEWDAIRSLHIAESDVERAMQAMLGDAPLGRLVDIGTGTGRMIELFAPRARTALGIDRSSEMLRLARAKIGEQGLGNAELRQADLYSLPLGDGAADVAIVHHVLHYAQQPGAAIVEAARVLAPGGRLLIADFAPHDREELRSRDAHTRLGFSDGQIAGWFEAAGLDVAQVETLEGGELTVKIWLGRKAGAALHEVKAA; from the coding sequence GTGACCAACGCGCTCGAGACCTTCCGTGCCCTGGCCGATTCGTCGCGGCTTCGCATCCTGCAGCTGCTGCGGACGATGGAGCTATCGGTCGGCGAGCTGGCGCTGGTGCTGGGGCAAAGCCAGCCGCGCGTCAGCCGGCACGTCAAGATCCTGTGCGATGCGGGGCTCGCCGAGCGGCGTAAGGAGGGCAGCTGGGTGTTCGTGGCGCTGGGCGCGGCGCGGCTGGTGGCGCCGGTGCTCGCGGCGATCGATGCGTGGGACGAGGATGCGGGCGAAGGCGCGACCGACGCCGCCCGGCTCGCCGCGGTGCGTGCCGACCGGGCGGCGAGCGCGCTGCAATGGTTCGAGGCGAATGCCGGCGAGTGGGACGCGATCCGATCGTTGCACATCGCCGAGAGCGACGTAGAACGCGCGATGCAGGCGATGCTGGGCGACGCGCCGCTCGGCCGGCTGGTGGATATCGGCACGGGCACGGGGCGGATGATCGAGCTGTTCGCGCCGCGTGCGCGCACGGCGCTCGGCATCGATCGCAGTTCGGAAATGCTGCGGCTGGCGCGCGCCAAGATTGGCGAGCAGGGGCTGGGCAATGCCGAGCTGCGCCAGGCGGACCTCTATTCGCTGCCGCTGGGCGACGGTGCGGCGGACGTCGCGATCGTCCATCACGTGCTGCATTATGCGCAGCAGCCGGGCGCGGCGATCGTCGAGGCGGCGCGCGTGCTGGCGCCGGGCGGGCGGCTGCTGATCGCGGACTTCGCGCCGCACGATCGCGAGGAGCTGCGCTCGCGCGATGCGCATACCCGGCTCGGCTTCTCCGACGGGCAGATCGCCGGCTGGTTCGAGGCTGCGGGGCTCGACGTCGCGCAGGTCGAGACGCTGGAAGGCGGCGAATTGACGGTGAAGATCTGGCTCGGCCGCAAGGCCGGCGCCGCATTGCATGAGGTGAAGGCGGCATGA
- a CDS encoding aldo/keto reductase, which produces MNKRRLGSSDLQIAPLVLGGNVFGWTADRDASFAVLDAFVAGGGTMIDTADVYSAWVPGHKGGESETMIGEWLRTSAKRDDVLIATKVGMLPGEGGEKLAPARIAAACDASLQRLGTDRIDLYFAHQDDEATPQEAVLEAFAALVKAGKVRVLGASNFHAARLKSANEAARAAGLPRFDALQPEYNLVSRTKFEGELQDYCVEQNVGVVPYYGLASGFLTGKYRSEGDLSKSVRGGRMGDLLQGRGKAVLDAMDGVAAETGASLAQIALAWLIAQDGVTAPIASATSAAQVEELMPAMTLNLTPDQLDRLSAAGA; this is translated from the coding sequence ATGAACAAGCGCCGGCTCGGCTCGTCCGATCTCCAGATCGCCCCGCTCGTGCTGGGCGGCAACGTCTTCGGCTGGACGGCGGATCGCGACGCCAGCTTCGCCGTGCTCGACGCCTTCGTCGCCGGCGGCGGCACGATGATCGATACCGCGGACGTCTATTCGGCATGGGTGCCTGGCCACAAGGGCGGCGAATCGGAGACAATGATCGGCGAGTGGCTGCGTACCTCGGCCAAGCGCGACGACGTGCTGATCGCGACCAAGGTCGGCATGCTGCCCGGCGAGGGTGGCGAGAAGCTCGCCCCCGCCCGCATCGCCGCCGCGTGCGACGCCTCGTTGCAGCGTCTGGGCACCGATCGCATCGATCTCTATTTCGCGCATCAGGATGACGAGGCGACGCCGCAGGAAGCGGTGCTCGAGGCGTTCGCCGCGCTGGTAAAGGCGGGCAAGGTCCGCGTCCTCGGCGCGTCCAATTTCCACGCTGCGCGGCTGAAGTCCGCGAACGAGGCGGCGCGCGCCGCCGGACTGCCGCGCTTCGATGCACTGCAGCCAGAATACAATCTCGTCAGCCGCACCAAGTTCGAGGGCGAACTGCAGGATTATTGCGTCGAACAAAATGTTGGCGTCGTGCCCTATTATGGGCTCGCCTCGGGCTTCCTCACCGGCAAGTACCGCAGCGAGGGCGATCTGTCGAAGAGCGTGCGCGGCGGGCGCATGGGTGATCTTCTTCAGGGTCGCGGTAAGGCCGTGCTCGACGCGATGGACGGCGTCGCCGCGGAAACCGGCGCCAGCCTCGCGCAGATCGCACTCGCCTGGCTAATCGCGCAGGACGGCGTCACCGCCCCGATCGCCAGCGCCACCAGCGCGGCGCAGGTCGAGGAACTGATGCCCGCGATGACGCTGAACCTGACACCCGATCAGCTCGACCGCCTCAGCGCCGCCGGCGCCTGA
- a CDS encoding L,D-transpeptidase family protein — protein MLSPTRLVLLSFAVAAGSVAFASTRPPPGPRVLASQDVPTTVAPAATAAKPVAPAPLPASYTIRSVLPIEGPMKMGDHHWDESAAPAKGTIVITVDLAAQVLSVFRDGHEIGAAAVLFGADAKPTPLGVYPITQKDADHVSNIYHAPMPYMLRLTNDGISIHASEVADGYMTHGCIGVPLPFAKKLFAAVKLGDKVIVTRGEALEVGQPVKAI, from the coding sequence ATGCTGTCGCCGACTCGCCTCGTGCTTCTGTCGTTCGCGGTCGCCGCGGGATCGGTCGCCTTCGCCTCCACCCGCCCACCGCCCGGCCCCCGCGTCCTCGCCAGCCAGGACGTGCCGACGACGGTCGCGCCGGCCGCGACCGCCGCGAAGCCCGTCGCGCCCGCGCCGCTGCCCGCATCCTACACGATCAGGTCGGTCCTCCCGATCGAAGGCCCGATGAAGATGGGCGACCATCACTGGGATGAGAGCGCGGCCCCGGCGAAGGGCACGATCGTCATTACCGTCGATCTCGCGGCGCAGGTACTCAGCGTCTTTCGCGACGGGCACGAGATCGGCGCCGCCGCCGTGCTGTTCGGCGCCGACGCCAAACCGACCCCGCTCGGCGTCTATCCGATCACGCAGAAGGACGCCGATCACGTCTCCAACATCTACCATGCGCCGATGCCATACATGCTGCGGCTCACCAACGACGGCATTTCGATCCACGCCAGCGAAGTCGCAGACGGCTATATGACGCACGGCTGCATCGGCGTGCCGCTACCCTTCGCCAAAAAGCTGTTCGCGGCGGTCAAGCTCGGCGACAAGGTGATCGTCACGCGCGGTGAGGCGCTCGAGGTCGGTCAGCCCGTCAAAGCCATCTGA
- a CDS encoding DUF1289 domain-containing protein: MPSVETPCIGICRLDDEGEMCLGCYRTLDEIGAWRDADEARRRLIIERAAGRRGRAVGEEH, translated from the coding sequence ATGCCAAGCGTCGAGACGCCGTGCATCGGCATCTGCCGGCTCGATGACGAGGGTGAAATGTGCCTCGGCTGCTACCGGACGCTGGACGAGATCGGAGCGTGGCGCGACGCCGACGAGGCGCGTCGCAGGTTGATCATCGAGCGAGCAGCGGGGCGGCGGGGGCGAGCAGTCGGCGAGGAACACTGA
- a CDS encoding NUDIX domain-containing protein, translated as MPALRYRIAGRAMRWWSKVRRPRTFVARAILIDPAGRVALVRHHYIDGWYLPGGGVAKRESAAAAIRRELREEVGLGDVRLVRVLGVYHNTAQSKDDHVVVFVAETDMPEALIAADRREIAEVAWVTVEALPEDTSPATRRRIAEYRAGDQGFGAW; from the coding sequence GTGCCCGCGTTGCGCTACCGGATCGCCGGGCGCGCGATGCGATGGTGGTCGAAAGTCCGACGTCCGCGCACATTCGTGGCGCGGGCGATCCTGATCGATCCCGCGGGGCGCGTCGCGCTGGTCCGGCACCATTATATCGATGGCTGGTATCTGCCGGGCGGCGGCGTCGCCAAGCGCGAGAGTGCAGCAGCAGCGATCCGCCGCGAACTTCGCGAGGAAGTGGGGCTGGGCGACGTGCGGTTAGTGCGCGTACTTGGTGTCTATCATAATACGGCACAGAGCAAGGATGACCATGTCGTTGTCTTCGTTGCCGAAACCGACATGCCAGAGGCGCTGATCGCGGCCGATCGGCGCGAGATCGCCGAGGTCGCATGGGTTACCGTCGAAGCGCTGCCGGAGGATACGTCACCGGCGACGCGGCGGCGGATCGCGGAGTATCGGGCGGGTGATCAGGGGTTCGGCGCGTGGTAA
- a CDS encoding DEAD/DEAH box helicase, which translates to MSFADLGLSEELLRAVGDTGYTDPTLIQAAAIPSVLMMRDIIGIAQTGTGKTASFVLPMIDILAHGRARALMPRSLILEPTRELAAQVAENFEIYGKYHKLSMALLIGGVQMGDQVKALERGVDVLIATPGRLMDLFGRGKILLNGCSMLVIDEADRMLDMGFIPDIEEICTKLPKQRQTLLFSATMPPPIKKLADKFLSNPKTIEVARPASTNTNITQWLVPVKGSAFQKRDTLRRLLKSEGVANAIIFCNRKTTVRELNKSLKKHGFAAGEIHGDMEQSARIAELDRFKSGDINILVASDVAARGLDIKGVSHVFNFDAPWHPDDYVHRIGRTGRAGATGTSYTFVGPEDAENIQNIEKLTGQTIAKFEVPAADEASAETPRERPGRTRSRPSADALATPAAEKEPAARDSADDRRDDPAGRGRGGRADGSRQEQAGRGRDDQTGQQRYASQRRHERDEGPDDGWNGPVPAFLSATIGG; encoded by the coding sequence ATGAGCTTCGCCGACCTCGGCCTGTCAGAAGAACTTCTCCGCGCCGTCGGCGACACGGGCTATACCGACCCGACGCTGATCCAGGCTGCAGCGATCCCGAGCGTGCTGATGATGCGCGACATCATCGGCATCGCGCAGACGGGGACGGGCAAGACGGCGTCGTTCGTGCTGCCGATGATCGATATCCTGGCGCACGGTCGCGCCCGCGCGCTGATGCCGCGCAGCCTTATTCTTGAGCCGACACGCGAACTTGCGGCGCAGGTTGCAGAGAATTTCGAGATCTACGGCAAGTATCACAAACTGTCGATGGCGCTGCTGATCGGCGGCGTGCAGATGGGCGATCAGGTCAAGGCGCTGGAGCGCGGCGTCGACGTGCTGATCGCGACGCCCGGGCGGCTGATGGACCTGTTCGGGCGCGGCAAGATCCTGCTCAACGGCTGCAGCATGCTGGTGATCGACGAGGCGGATCGCATGCTCGACATGGGGTTCATCCCTGATATCGAGGAAATCTGCACGAAGCTGCCCAAGCAGCGGCAGACGCTGCTTTTTTCGGCGACGATGCCGCCGCCGATCAAGAAGCTGGCGGACAAGTTCCTGTCCAATCCCAAGACGATCGAGGTCGCGCGGCCGGCGAGCACCAATACCAACATTACACAGTGGCTGGTGCCGGTTAAGGGCTCGGCCTTCCAGAAGCGCGATACGCTGCGGCGACTGCTGAAATCCGAGGGCGTCGCCAACGCGATCATCTTCTGCAACCGCAAGACGACGGTGCGCGAGCTCAACAAGAGTTTGAAGAAGCACGGTTTCGCCGCCGGCGAAATCCACGGCGACATGGAGCAATCGGCGCGGATCGCCGAGCTCGACCGGTTCAAGTCGGGCGACATCAACATTCTGGTGGCGTCCGACGTCGCCGCGCGCGGGCTCGACATCAAGGGCGTCAGCCACGTCTTCAACTTCGATGCGCCGTGGCATCCGGACGATTACGTGCATCGCATCGGCCGGACGGGACGCGCGGGGGCGACGGGTACGTCCTATACGTTCGTCGGGCCCGAAGACGCCGAGAACATCCAGAACATCGAGAAACTTACCGGGCAAACCATCGCCAAGTTCGAGGTTCCGGCGGCCGACGAGGCGAGCGCAGAGACGCCGCGCGAGCGACCCGGTCGTACGCGCTCGAGGCCGTCGGCGGACGCGCTGGCAACGCCAGCCGCCGAAAAGGAACCAGCTGCTCGCGACAGTGCGGATGACCGGCGTGACGATCCGGCGGGTCGCGGGCGCGGAGGCCGAGCAGACGGCAGCCGCCAAGAGCAGGCGGGCCGCGGTCGCGACGACCAGACCGGCCAACAGCGTTACGCGTCGCAGCGCCGCCACGAGCGCGACGAGGGGCCGGACGACGGGTGGAACGGCCCGGTGCCGGCGTTCCTGAGCGCAACGATCGGCGGCTGA